Proteins encoded in a region of the Streptomyces liliiviolaceus genome:
- a CDS encoding HAMP domain-containing protein — protein MTSQTTTDTVDRTPGDQELRQLLAGLTAVRDGDFGTRLPDDGDGLLGDIATVFNGMVDQLSVFTSEVTRVAREVGTEGTLGGQAEVPGVSGTWADLTDSVNAMSGNLTTQVRDIAQVATAVAKGDLSQKIDVPARGEILQLKETVNTMVDQLSAFADEVTRVAREVGSEGRLGGQAQVPGVGGVWRDLTDSVNLMAGNLTAQVRNVAQVTTAVARGDLSQKITVDARGEILELKNTINIMVDQLSAFADEVTRVAREVGTEGRLGGQADVKGVKGTWRDLTDSVNFMAGNLTAQVRNVAQVATAVARGDLSQKITVDARGEILALKETLNTMVDQLSAFADEVTRVAREVGTAGNLGGQATVRGVSGTWKDLTDNVNVMASNLTGQVRSIAQVATAVARGDLSQKITVEAKGEVAALADVINTMVDTLSAFADEVTRVAREVGTEGRLGGQAQVPNVAGTWKDLTDNVNSMANNLTGQVRNIALVTTAVAKGDLSKKIDVDARGEILELKTTINTMVDQLSAFAAEVTRVAREVGSEGRLGGQAEVEGVSGTWKRLTENVNELAGNLTRQVRAIAEVTSAVAEGDLTRSITVEASGEVAELKDNINSMVESLRETTRANQEQDWLKTNLARASGLMQGHRDLSVVAELIMDELAPLASAQYGAFYLAEETGNGSELRLVGSYGYPDEDDRPDRIPFGRSLVGQAARSRRAITVDELPPNYVSISSGLGRTVPTALVVLPIMVEDQVLGVIELASVTRFTQIHLDFLGQLMETIGVNVNTIVANARTDELLDESQRLTAELQARSEELQVQQDELQRSNEELEDKASLLAAQNSDIEAKNLQIEQARQELETRAQQLSLASKYKSEFLANMSHELRTPLNSLLILAQLLAQNPSRNLTPKQVEYAGIIHSAGSDLLQLINDILDLSKVEAGKMDVSPEVVPLRQLLEYVEATFRPMTTQKSLDFTVRTAPGAPADLLTDDSRLRQVLRNLLSNAVKFTEQGGVELRIEPAADHEVPSGVFRGGTIVAFRVQDTGIGIPEQHLETIFGAFQQADGTTSRKYGGTGLGLSITREIAHLLGGAVTVDSTPGQGSTFTLFLPVARPDYETLVIDDRPRELPPGASASEEPTAGVPLSGPVAPARRQRRRLLVVEERQRGLLTLVAESAVSDVTRGQDAGDPRGTVDVITASGAHEAASALAAGPCHCVVLELGMPGGEAPRFLDAMQGDSALANVPVLVHSGHRADLAQEQELQARSGTRALEFLSSLDELRERIALHLSAEELGDVPSLARAEEPQPGSPRAVEDAFVGRTVLVVDDDARNLFALSGILELQGFHVLHADNGRKGIETLVNHPDIALVLMDVMMPEMDGYAATAEIRRMPRYAGLPIIAVTAKAMPGDREKSLASGASDYVTKPVDTEDLIACVRRWLPA, from the coding sequence ATGACCAGCCAGACGACCACCGACACCGTCGACCGCACGCCGGGCGACCAGGAGCTGCGCCAGCTGCTGGCCGGCCTCACGGCGGTACGGGACGGCGACTTCGGTACGCGTCTGCCGGACGACGGGGACGGCCTTCTGGGTGACATCGCCACCGTCTTCAACGGCATGGTCGACCAGCTGTCCGTGTTCACGTCCGAAGTCACCCGCGTCGCGCGCGAGGTCGGCACCGAAGGCACCCTCGGCGGCCAGGCGGAGGTGCCGGGCGTCTCCGGCACCTGGGCCGATCTCACCGACTCGGTCAACGCCATGTCGGGCAACCTCACGACCCAGGTGCGTGACATCGCCCAGGTGGCCACCGCGGTGGCCAAGGGCGACCTGTCGCAGAAGATCGACGTGCCGGCCCGGGGCGAGATCCTCCAGCTCAAGGAGACCGTCAACACGATGGTCGACCAGCTGTCCGCCTTCGCCGACGAAGTCACCCGCGTCGCCCGCGAGGTCGGCAGCGAGGGGCGGCTCGGCGGTCAGGCCCAGGTGCCCGGTGTCGGCGGTGTCTGGCGCGACCTCACCGACTCGGTCAACCTGATGGCGGGCAACCTCACCGCACAGGTCCGCAACGTCGCCCAGGTGACGACCGCGGTGGCCCGCGGCGACCTCTCGCAGAAGATCACAGTGGACGCCCGCGGCGAGATCCTCGAACTCAAGAACACCATCAACATCATGGTCGACCAGCTGTCCGCCTTCGCCGACGAGGTCACCCGCGTCGCCCGCGAGGTCGGCACCGAGGGACGGCTCGGCGGCCAGGCGGACGTCAAGGGCGTCAAGGGCACCTGGCGCGACCTCACCGACTCGGTGAACTTCATGGCGGGCAACCTCACCGCGCAGGTCCGCAACGTCGCCCAGGTGGCGACGGCGGTGGCCAGGGGCGACCTGTCGCAGAAGATCACCGTGGACGCCCGCGGCGAGATCCTCGCCCTGAAGGAGACCCTCAACACGATGGTGGACCAGCTGTCCGCCTTCGCCGACGAGGTGACCCGGGTGGCCCGCGAGGTCGGCACCGCTGGCAACCTGGGCGGACAGGCCACCGTCCGCGGGGTCTCGGGAACCTGGAAGGACCTCACCGACAACGTCAACGTGATGGCGTCGAACCTGACGGGCCAGGTCCGCTCGATCGCCCAGGTCGCGACGGCCGTGGCCCGCGGCGACCTCAGCCAGAAGATCACCGTCGAGGCCAAGGGCGAGGTCGCCGCCCTGGCGGACGTCATCAACACGATGGTCGACACACTGTCCGCGTTCGCCGACGAGGTCACCCGCGTCGCCCGCGAGGTCGGCACCGAGGGACGGCTCGGCGGCCAGGCCCAGGTGCCGAACGTGGCGGGCACCTGGAAGGACCTCACCGACAACGTCAACTCGATGGCCAACAACCTCACCGGCCAGGTGCGCAACATCGCCCTGGTGACGACGGCGGTGGCCAAGGGCGACCTGTCCAAGAAGATCGACGTCGACGCCCGCGGCGAGATCCTCGAACTCAAGACCACCATCAACACGATGGTCGACCAGCTCTCCGCGTTCGCCGCGGAGGTCACCCGCGTCGCCCGTGAGGTCGGCAGCGAGGGACGGCTCGGCGGCCAGGCCGAGGTGGAGGGCGTCTCCGGCACCTGGAAGCGCCTGACGGAGAACGTCAACGAACTCGCGGGCAACCTGACCCGGCAGGTCCGCGCGATCGCCGAGGTCACCAGCGCCGTCGCCGAGGGCGACCTGACCCGCTCGATCACCGTCGAGGCCTCGGGCGAGGTCGCCGAGCTCAAGGACAACATCAACTCCATGGTGGAGTCCCTGCGCGAGACCACACGGGCCAACCAGGAGCAGGACTGGCTCAAGACCAACCTGGCACGGGCCTCCGGACTCATGCAGGGCCACCGGGACCTGTCCGTGGTGGCCGAGCTCATCATGGACGAGCTCGCGCCCCTCGCCTCCGCCCAGTACGGCGCGTTCTACCTCGCGGAGGAGACCGGGAACGGCAGCGAGCTGCGGCTCGTCGGCTCGTACGGATATCCCGACGAGGACGACCGGCCCGACCGCATCCCCTTCGGGCGCTCGCTGGTCGGCCAGGCCGCGCGCAGCCGGCGCGCCATCACCGTCGACGAGCTGCCGCCGAACTACGTGTCCATCTCCTCGGGGCTCGGCCGGACCGTGCCGACCGCCCTGGTGGTGCTGCCCATCATGGTCGAGGACCAGGTGCTGGGAGTCATCGAGCTGGCGTCGGTCACCCGCTTCACCCAGATCCACCTGGACTTCCTGGGCCAGCTGATGGAGACCATCGGCGTCAATGTCAACACCATCGTGGCCAACGCACGTACCGACGAACTGCTCGACGAGTCCCAGCGGCTGACCGCCGAACTGCAGGCCCGCTCCGAGGAGTTGCAGGTCCAGCAGGACGAACTGCAGCGCTCCAACGAGGAGCTGGAGGACAAGGCCTCCCTGCTGGCCGCGCAGAACAGCGACATCGAGGCGAAGAACCTGCAGATCGAGCAGGCCCGCCAGGAGCTGGAGACCCGGGCGCAGCAGCTGTCGCTGGCCTCCAAGTACAAGTCGGAGTTCCTGGCGAACATGAGCCACGAACTGCGTACCCCCCTGAACAGCCTGCTGATCCTCGCCCAGTTGCTGGCGCAGAACCCCTCCCGCAACCTCACGCCGAAGCAGGTCGAGTACGCGGGCATCATCCACTCGGCGGGCTCCGACCTGCTCCAGCTGATCAACGACATCCTCGACCTGTCGAAGGTCGAGGCCGGGAAGATGGACGTCAGCCCCGAGGTCGTGCCGCTGCGCCAGCTCCTGGAGTACGTCGAGGCGACGTTCCGGCCGATGACGACCCAGAAGAGCCTCGACTTCACCGTGCGTACCGCGCCCGGCGCACCCGCCGACCTGCTCACCGACGACTCCCGGCTGCGTCAGGTCCTGCGCAACCTGCTGTCGAACGCGGTCAAATTCACCGAGCAGGGCGGCGTCGAGCTGCGGATCGAGCCGGCGGCGGACCACGAGGTGCCCAGCGGGGTGTTCCGCGGCGGCACCATCGTCGCCTTCCGGGTGCAGGACACCGGGATCGGTATCCCCGAGCAGCATCTGGAGACGATCTTCGGCGCCTTCCAGCAGGCGGACGGCACCACGAGCCGCAAATACGGTGGCACCGGTCTCGGCCTGTCCATCACCCGCGAGATCGCGCATCTGCTCGGCGGTGCCGTCACGGTCGACAGCACGCCGGGACAGGGCAGCACGTTCACGCTGTTCCTGCCCGTGGCGCGCCCCGACTACGAGACCCTGGTCATCGACGACCGCCCCCGGGAGCTGCCGCCGGGCGCGTCCGCCTCCGAGGAGCCGACGGCCGGTGTCCCGCTGTCGGGCCCGGTGGCCCCGGCCAGGCGCCAACGACGCCGGCTGCTCGTCGTCGAGGAGCGGCAGCGCGGACTGCTGACCCTGGTCGCGGAGAGCGCGGTCTCGGACGTCACCCGCGGCCAGGACGCCGGTGACCCGCGCGGCACGGTGGACGTCATCACCGCTTCCGGAGCCCACGAGGCGGCGAGCGCGCTGGCCGCGGGTCCCTGCCACTGTGTCGTCCTCGAACTCGGCATGCCCGGCGGCGAGGCGCCCCGCTTCCTGGACGCGATGCAGGGCGACTCCGCGCTCGCGAACGTCCCGGTGCTCGTCCACAGCGGCCACCGAGCGGACCTGGCGCAGGAACAGGAGCTCCAGGCGCGCTCCGGCACCCGTGCCCTGGAGTTCCTGTCGAGTCTCGACGAACTGCGGGAGCGCATCGCCCTCCACCTGTCGGCCGAGGAGCTGGGGGACGTGCCGTCCCTGGCCCGCGCGGAGGAGCCGCAGCCCGGTTCGCCCCGGGCCGTCGAGGACGCCTTCGTCGGCCGTACGGTCCTGGTGGTCGACGACGACGCGCGCAACCTCTTCGCACTGAGCGGGATCCTGGAACTCCAGGGGTTCCACGTCCTGCACGCGGACAACGGCCGCAAGGGCATCGAGACGCTGGTCAACCACCCCGACATCGCCCTCGTCCTGATGGACGTGATGATGCCGGAGATGGACGGCTACGCCGCCACGGCCGAGATCCGCAGGATGCCCCGGTACGCGGGGCTTCCCATCATCGCCGTCACGGCGAAGGCGATGCCCGGCGACCGGGAGAAGTCGCTCGCTTCCGGGGCCAGTGACTACGTCACCAAGCCGGTCGACACCGAGGACCTCATCGCCTGCGTCCGCCGTTGGCTGCCTGCGTGA
- a CDS encoding SpoIIE family protein phosphatase: MVATDVDKVADKDTALSTDYPVGRLAATVERLRREVRSAQAEADGRALIELAKGILVERLGCGPAQAARQLAELAEQAKVTPLELAVDVINQSARDRLSDVTGAFLAGAQGNESPSAPRAGSERSAAVRLREAESGALAAPDTQAVADSLLQHALTPLGAVAVAIWTAGSDGSLTLAGSAGFSPAEAGRWRYVPPGVMTVARTSLTERSGQWIGSLSATGLPSIGQHHYPDGGRAALLAGTGGRVHGVLEVVWPTPLAPQSPQVIRQVEALAELCAHTLETYAFVHGGESTGEPRVLPDAAELMDLADGLHDPALVLVPYLDGGQLVDFHIHHVNSRFLDPAGRPRGLISGSLLLEAYPMAAGESELFQRVERVYATGEPFRAQRMNLTALVDQVALASVADISISRHGNSVLLIWRVEDETARLASLLQHAQRLGRIGGFEENLLTGEITWNGQLFSLYGRAPSSGPVPLEELSLHAHPDDAVAIGRFLRTLLHHRRPAAAAFRLQRPDEVTRHIRVVAEPVLDADGRPFVVRGAYQDISAQHWTEVALAATRDQLAHSEQQAAERNRLTLQLQHAIMPPTHAPLQAPRLDVAVRYRPAETEQLVGGDWYDAVVLPSGLVLLCVGDVAGHGIEAATSMVVLRNALRGLAVTGAGPGQLLTWLNSVAHHLSGSITATAVCGIYDPDTRTLRWARAGHLPPVLVRDAEAVSLPLLKGLLLGAVPDVAYGEDEVQLAVDDTLLMYTDGLIERRDRTMEESMTQLLTTVRTAPCTLDQQLDRLLTYSRSDTDDDTCIVGIRVS; encoded by the coding sequence GTGGTGGCCACCGACGTCGACAAGGTGGCCGACAAGGACACCGCCCTCAGCACCGACTACCCCGTGGGCAGGCTGGCCGCGACGGTGGAGCGGCTGCGCCGTGAGGTGCGGTCGGCGCAGGCAGAGGCCGACGGACGCGCTCTGATCGAACTCGCCAAGGGCATCCTGGTCGAGCGGCTGGGCTGCGGTCCGGCCCAGGCCGCCCGGCAGCTCGCCGAGCTGGCCGAACAGGCGAAGGTGACACCGCTCGAACTCGCCGTCGACGTCATCAACCAGTCCGCCCGCGACCGCCTGTCGGACGTGACCGGCGCCTTCCTGGCCGGGGCGCAGGGCAACGAGAGCCCGTCGGCCCCTCGCGCCGGGAGCGAGCGCTCCGCCGCGGTACGGCTGCGGGAGGCCGAGAGCGGCGCTCTGGCGGCCCCCGACACCCAGGCCGTCGCCGACTCGCTCCTGCAGCACGCGCTGACCCCGCTCGGCGCGGTGGCCGTGGCCATCTGGACCGCGGGGTCCGACGGTTCGCTGACGCTGGCGGGCAGCGCCGGGTTCTCCCCCGCGGAGGCCGGACGCTGGCGCTATGTGCCCCCCGGGGTGATGACGGTGGCCCGTACGAGCCTCACCGAGCGCTCGGGGCAGTGGATCGGCTCCCTGTCGGCGACAGGTCTCCCCTCCATCGGCCAGCACCACTATCCCGACGGGGGCAGGGCCGCCCTTCTCGCCGGCACCGGCGGGCGTGTCCACGGCGTCCTCGAAGTCGTCTGGCCCACTCCCCTGGCACCGCAGTCGCCGCAGGTGATCCGTCAGGTGGAGGCGCTGGCGGAACTGTGCGCCCACACCCTGGAGACGTACGCGTTCGTGCACGGCGGCGAGAGCACCGGGGAACCCCGTGTCCTGCCGGACGCCGCCGAACTGATGGATCTGGCCGACGGGCTGCACGATCCCGCGCTGGTCCTCGTCCCGTACCTCGACGGCGGTCAGCTCGTCGACTTCCACATCCATCACGTCAACAGCCGTTTCCTGGATCCGGCCGGCCGGCCGCGCGGCCTCATCAGCGGCTCCCTGTTGCTGGAGGCCTACCCGATGGCCGCCGGGGAGAGCGAACTCTTCCAGCGGGTCGAGCGCGTCTACGCCACCGGGGAGCCGTTCCGCGCCCAGCGCATGAACCTCACGGCCCTCGTCGACCAGGTGGCCCTGGCGTCCGTGGCCGACATCAGCATCAGCCGCCACGGCAACAGCGTGCTGCTCATCTGGCGCGTCGAGGACGAGACGGCACGGCTGGCGAGCCTGCTCCAGCACGCCCAGCGCCTGGGCCGTATCGGCGGTTTCGAGGAGAACCTGCTCACGGGCGAGATCACCTGGAACGGCCAGCTCTTCAGCCTGTACGGAAGAGCGCCGTCGAGCGGTCCCGTGCCGCTGGAGGAGCTGTCCCTGCACGCCCACCCGGACGACGCCGTCGCCATCGGCCGCTTCCTGCGCACCCTGCTCCACCACCGGCGCCCCGCCGCCGCGGCGTTCCGGCTCCAGCGTCCCGACGAGGTGACCCGCCACATCCGGGTGGTGGCGGAGCCGGTGCTCGACGCCGACGGTCGGCCGTTCGTCGTGCGCGGGGCCTATCAGGACATCTCGGCCCAGCACTGGACGGAGGTCGCGCTGGCCGCCACGCGCGACCAGCTCGCGCACTCCGAGCAGCAGGCGGCCGAGCGCAACCGGCTGACGCTGCAGTTGCAGCACGCCATCATGCCCCCGACCCACGCGCCGCTGCAGGCGCCCCGGCTCGACGTGGCCGTCCGCTACCGGCCCGCCGAGACCGAACAGCTCGTGGGCGGCGACTGGTACGACGCGGTCGTGCTGCCGTCCGGTCTGGTGCTCCTGTGCGTGGGCGACGTGGCCGGGCACGGCATAGAGGCCGCGACGAGCATGGTCGTGCTGCGCAACGCCCTGCGCGGGCTCGCGGTGACAGGGGCGGGCCCCGGCCAGCTGCTGACCTGGCTCAACAGCGTGGCGCACCATCTGTCGGGGTCCATCACGGCCACCGCGGTCTGCGGCATCTACGACCCGGACACCCGTACGCTGCGCTGGGCGCGGGCAGGTCATCTGCCGCCCGTCCTTGTGCGGGACGCGGAGGCGGTGTCGCTGCCCCTCCTCAAGGGCCTGCTGCTGGGCGCCGTGCCCGATGTGGCGTACGGCGAGGACGAGGTGCAACTGGCGGTCGACGACACGCTGTTGATGTACACGGACGGTCTGATCGAGCGGCGGGACCGCACGATGGAGGAGTCCATGACCCAGCTGCTCACCACGGTCCGTACGGCGCCGTGCACGCTCGACCAGCAGCTGGACCGGCTCCTCACGTACAGCAGGTCGGACACCGACGACGACACCTGCATCGTGGGCATCCGTGTGTCCTAG
- a CDS encoding STAS domain-containing protein: MSIAQNPLSVEVSLPREDVVLLTVEGHLDIDTSTGLQHHLANQFQHGRRHFLLDLSAVPFMDSSGMNIIIRAYQQTRELDGSVHIISPTAPVRRILDLTGVSITVPVSNSVEDSLALVDKQQRGDDSA; this comes from the coding sequence GTGTCCATAGCCCAGAACCCGTTGTCCGTAGAGGTCTCCCTGCCTCGCGAGGACGTCGTCCTGCTCACGGTCGAGGGACATCTGGACATCGACACCTCGACAGGACTCCAGCACCATCTGGCGAACCAGTTCCAGCACGGTCGTCGTCACTTCCTGCTGGACCTCTCGGCCGTCCCCTTCATGGACTCGTCCGGTATGAACATCATCATCAGGGCGTATCAGCAGACGCGGGAGCTCGATGGGAGCGTGCACATCATCTCGCCGACGGCGCCCGTGCGACGGATCCTCGACCTCACCGGGGTGAGCATCACCGTGCCCGTGTCCAACAGCGTCGAGGACTCGCTCGCGCTCGTGGACAAGCAGCAGCGCGGCGACGACTCCGCCTGA
- a CDS encoding PP2C family protein-serine/threonine phosphatase — MIRTWHISTVPDAARARVDTARLAAAHGVSAMERTRLTAALSAQLRQCLTRGGTWRLELETATEPPGDALLRAVVTSADDADANADGEGRPTWHMTVACAGGARTTDAGPAADDQETLAEALLGADEDTALVLERLGEQEDLVTFHREELDQTNQGVLALHAELDAAGRSQRDLLVAERKARSEAETARRRLTFLADASAVLTASLNHDEVIRRLESLLVPEYAGSVDVWLFDGDEEERVNAPRPAAALVAARTGRPQYAADHPGDLPGVDDHPSTTPLPAAPLLCIPLGTRRDAQGVLILTPPAARWGSDDVVMLIELTRRAGVAIDNARRFEHNRDIAETLQRALLTELPTTPGLHLAARYLPATHGLNIGGDWYDAFRQPDGSLITVIGDVTGHGLHAAVMMSQLRTALRAYAVDGGTPGQLLTKLHIFLHHLQPDLYATAVIARFHPDDPTLTWAAAGHPPPVLRTPDGQVRTLDAKPGAMLGIPLQQVIQDHTVTLTPGSTLALYTDGLVERRAQGIDPGIERLAAALGTFRSADLDADLDASADSLLHPLLADSERDDDVCLLLCHLHSRAAELARTPTKLAF; from the coding sequence ATGATTCGTACCTGGCACATCTCCACCGTCCCCGACGCCGCTCGGGCCCGTGTCGACACGGCACGCCTGGCCGCCGCGCACGGGGTGTCCGCCATGGAGCGGACCCGTCTGACGGCCGCGCTCAGCGCACAGCTGCGGCAGTGCCTCACCCGGGGCGGCACCTGGCGGCTGGAGCTGGAGACGGCCACGGAACCGCCCGGGGACGCGCTGCTGCGGGCCGTCGTGACCTCGGCCGACGACGCGGACGCGAACGCGGACGGCGAGGGGCGGCCGACGTGGCACATGACGGTCGCCTGCGCCGGGGGTGCGCGAACGACGGACGCCGGGCCCGCGGCGGACGACCAAGAGACGCTGGCGGAGGCGCTGCTGGGCGCCGACGAGGACACGGCCCTGGTGCTGGAGAGACTCGGCGAGCAGGAGGACCTGGTCACCTTCCACCGGGAGGAACTGGATCAGACCAACCAGGGCGTACTGGCCCTGCACGCCGAGCTGGACGCGGCCGGCCGGTCCCAGCGCGACCTCCTGGTCGCCGAGCGCAAGGCGCGCAGCGAAGCGGAGACCGCCCGCCGAAGACTGACGTTCCTGGCCGACGCCAGCGCGGTGCTGACGGCCTCGCTCAACCACGACGAGGTGATCCGCCGGCTGGAGAGCCTGCTGGTCCCGGAGTACGCCGGCAGTGTCGACGTATGGCTCTTCGACGGGGACGAGGAGGAGCGGGTGAACGCGCCGCGTCCGGCCGCCGCCCTGGTCGCGGCCCGCACCGGGCGCCCGCAGTACGCCGCCGACCATCCGGGCGACCTGCCCGGTGTCGACGACCATCCCTCCACGACGCCGCTTCCCGCGGCGCCCCTGCTGTGCATCCCGCTGGGGACCCGGCGGGATGCACAGGGCGTACTGATCCTCACGCCGCCGGCCGCGCGGTGGGGCTCCGACGACGTCGTCATGCTGATCGAGCTCACCCGCCGGGCCGGCGTGGCGATCGACAACGCCCGGCGCTTCGAGCACAACCGGGACATCGCCGAGACCCTGCAGCGGGCCCTGCTCACGGAGCTGCCCACCACCCCGGGACTGCATCTGGCCGCGCGCTATCTGCCGGCCACCCACGGTCTGAACATCGGCGGCGACTGGTACGACGCCTTCCGCCAGCCCGACGGCAGCCTCATCACCGTCATCGGCGACGTGACCGGGCACGGACTGCACGCGGCCGTCATGATGAGCCAGCTGCGCACCGCGCTGCGCGCGTACGCCGTCGACGGCGGCACCCCGGGCCAGCTCCTCACCAAGCTGCACATCTTCCTGCACCACCTCCAGCCCGATCTGTACGCCACCGCCGTCATCGCGCGCTTCCACCCCGACGACCCGACGCTCACCTGGGCCGCGGCGGGCCATCCGCCCCCCGTGCTGCGCACCCCCGACGGGCAGGTGCGCACGCTCGACGCCAAACCCGGTGCGATGCTCGGCATCCCGCTGCAGCAGGTGATCCAGGACCACACCGTGACCCTCACGCCCGGTTCGACCCTGGCGCTCTACACGGACGGTCTGGTCGAGCGCCGCGCCCAGGGCATCGACCCGGGAATCGAGCGGCTGGCCGCGGCGCTCGGCACCTTCCGTTCAGCGGACCTGGACGCCGACCTCGACGCCTCGGCCGACAGTCTGCTGCACCCGTTGCTGGCCGATTCCGAGCGGGACGACGACGTGTGCCTGCTGCTCTGCCATCTGCACAGCCGGGCGGCCGAACTGGCGAGGACCCCCACCAAGCTGGCGTTCTGA
- a CDS encoding alpha/beta hydrolase, with protein MTDTTGVRPVLEPAAAAFAEATANPPYLFDLGPAEGRKAVDEVQSGEIALPSVDEEWITVPGGPTGEVRTRIVRPAGATGTLPVIVYIHGAGWVFGNAHTHDRLVRELAVGANAAVVFPEYDLSPEARYPVAIEQNWTVARWVATTGADHGLDASRIAVVGDSVGGNMAAALTLMAKERGDVALVQQVLFYPVTDASFDTGSYHQFAEGYFLRRDGMQWFWDQYTTDEKQRAEITASPLRATTEQLTGLPPALVITGEADVLRDEGEAYANKLREAGVPVTAVRYQGIIHDFVMLNALRGTHAAEAAISQAIAVLKAALATG; from the coding sequence ATGACCGACACCACCGGAGTCCGCCCCGTCCTGGAGCCCGCCGCCGCGGCCTTCGCCGAGGCGACCGCCAACCCGCCCTACCTGTTCGACCTCGGCCCGGCCGAAGGCCGCAAGGCCGTCGACGAGGTCCAGTCGGGCGAGATCGCCCTGCCGTCCGTCGACGAGGAGTGGATCACCGTCCCCGGCGGCCCCACCGGCGAGGTCCGCACCCGGATCGTGCGCCCCGCGGGAGCGACCGGCACCCTCCCGGTCATCGTCTACATCCACGGCGCCGGCTGGGTCTTCGGCAACGCCCACACCCACGACCGCCTGGTGCGCGAACTGGCCGTCGGCGCGAACGCCGCGGTCGTCTTCCCCGAGTACGACCTCTCGCCCGAGGCGCGCTACCCCGTCGCCATCGAGCAGAACTGGACCGTCGCCCGGTGGGTCGCCACCACCGGCGCCGACCACGGGCTCGACGCCTCCCGCATCGCGGTGGTGGGCGACTCCGTCGGCGGCAACATGGCCGCGGCCCTGACGCTGATGGCCAAGGAGCGCGGCGATGTCGCGCTCGTCCAGCAGGTGCTGTTCTACCCGGTCACCGACGCCTCCTTCGACACCGGCTCGTACCACCAGTTCGCCGAGGGCTACTTCCTGCGCCGCGACGGCATGCAGTGGTTCTGGGACCAGTACACGACGGACGAGAAGCAGCGCGCCGAGATCACCGCGTCCCCGCTGCGCGCCACCACCGAACAGCTCACCGGGCTGCCGCCGGCCCTGGTCATCACCGGCGAGGCCGACGTCCTGCGCGACGAGGGCGAGGCGTACGCGAACAAGCTGCGCGAGGCCGGTGTCCCGGTCACCGCGGTCCGCTACCAGGGCATCATCCACGACTTCGTGATGCTCAACGCCCTGCGCGGGACCCACGCCGCCGAGGCCGCCATCAGCCAGGCGATCGCCGTGCTCAAGGCCGCCCTGGCCACCGGCTGA
- a CDS encoding MarR family winged helix-turn-helix transcriptional regulator, which yields MAPQGGSLLLEDQLCFALYAASRAVTARYRPLLDELGLTYPQYLVMLALWEQDSISVRDLGTALQLESSTLSPLLKRLEANGLLRRERRAEDERSVALHLTEAGLRLQDRANTVPLAMGDAMALTPEQDATAKHLLRLLTTNVSTT from the coding sequence GTGGCGCCGCAGGGAGGATCGCTCCTGCTGGAGGACCAGCTCTGCTTCGCCCTGTACGCGGCCTCCCGGGCGGTCACCGCCCGCTACCGCCCCCTGCTGGACGAGCTGGGACTGACCTATCCGCAGTACCTGGTGATGCTCGCGCTGTGGGAGCAGGACTCGATCTCCGTACGCGACCTGGGCACGGCGCTCCAGCTGGAGTCCAGCACCCTGTCACCGCTCCTCAAGCGCCTGGAGGCGAACGGGCTGCTGCGGCGCGAACGCCGGGCGGAGGACGAGCGTTCGGTCGCCCTGCACCTCACCGAGGCCGGGCTGCGCCTCCAGGACCGCGCGAACACGGTCCCCCTGGCGATGGGCGACGCCATGGCTCTGACCCCCGAACAGGACGCCACAGCAAAACACTTGCTCCGCCTCCTGACGACAAACGTCAGCACCACTTAG
- a CDS encoding GNAT family N-acetyltransferase: MLLETPRLLLRRFRPEDAAPLAKYRSDPAVARYQGWTAPLSLDTADQFVRTLAEGSPERPGWFQYAIELKADRCLVGDVGVRLHENLMQAEIGFTLAGDRQGHGYAAEAVTAVLDDLFGRRGLHRVSAECDARNTRSARLLRRLGFVQEGLLRQATWLKGEWTDDLQFGLLASDRRA, translated from the coding sequence ATGCTGCTGGAAACCCCCAGACTCCTCCTGCGCCGCTTCCGCCCCGAGGACGCCGCACCGCTGGCGAAGTACCGCTCCGACCCCGCCGTGGCCCGCTACCAGGGCTGGACCGCGCCGCTGTCCCTGGACACGGCCGACCAGTTCGTACGGACACTCGCCGAGGGGTCGCCGGAGCGCCCGGGCTGGTTCCAGTACGCGATCGAGCTCAAGGCCGACCGGTGCCTGGTGGGCGACGTGGGGGTCCGGCTGCACGAGAACCTCATGCAGGCCGAGATCGGGTTCACGCTGGCCGGCGACCGGCAGGGCCACGGCTACGCCGCGGAAGCCGTCACGGCGGTGCTCGACGACCTGTTCGGGCGCCGCGGGCTGCACCGGGTGTCCGCCGAGTGCGACGCCCGCAACACCCGTTCGGCCCGGCTGCTGCGGCGGCTCGGATTCGTACAGGAGGGCCTTCTCCGGCAGGCCACTTGGCTCAAGGGCGAGTGGACGGACGACCTGCAGTTCGGCCTGCTCGCCTCGGACCGCCGGGCCTGA